A stretch of DNA from Silvanigrella paludirubra:
CTGAAAATGAGCCTTATGTCCTTCAAAATATTTCATTTGAAATCCCAGAAAATAAAATAATTGCCATTGTTGGACCAGTAGCTTCAGGAAAATCATTATTAATTCAAATCATTATGGGAGATATTATTCCCACATCTGGTAATGTATATTTTAATTTAAAAATAAATATAAATAATGAAATTAAATCAATAACAGGAAATGTTCATACTGAGACTGGAATTCAATTATTACGAGCTATACAAAGTTATGTACCTCAAGAAGCTTTTATCATGAGTAGCACAATTCGTGAAAATATTCCTCTAAAATACAAACAAGATAATCATTCTTATGTAAATGATAGCGAAATTATTAATTCATTATATGTGGCAAGTTTTAAAACAGATCTAAAGCAACTAGATAATGGTCTAGATACCGAAATAGGAGAACGGGGCGTTAACTTATCTGGCGGTCAAAAACAAAGAGTGAGTTTATCAAGAAGTGCATTTGCGAATTCATCTTTTATTATTTTAGATGATCCTTTAAGTGCAGTAGATGTTAAAACAGAAAAAGAACTCGTCCAAAATATATTTTTAGGTGAGTGGGGTTATCAAAAAACGATAATTTGGGCTACTCATAGATTAGAATTTTTAAATCATTCTCATTCTATTATTTTCATTGATTCCGGAAAATTACTAGAACAAGGAAAATATAGCGATCTTATTAAAAATCAAAATTCAAGATTAAATCAATTTTTATTAGGTTTAAATAATTATGGAAAACACTAATACTTTTATTTCTAAAGAAAAAAGACAAGAAGGATCAATAGGATTTGAACTATTTGCAAGGTATTTAAATTCCATGCAAGGTATCAAAATTTTTGCTCCTATTATTTTTACATTAGTTTTTATTGCAAGCTTTGCAGAAAGCGCTTTTCGTTATATAGTTTCTTTATGGGTTGATAATTGTACGACCATTTCTTGCCAAAGCTCATATAGCATTATTAATCAAACAAAAACTTGGTTACAAAATGCTAATCCTAATGAAATAACAATTTTCTTTTTTGGATTCTGTTTAGTTACTATTATTATTAGAGCTTTAGATTGGTTGATACTTATAGGTTTTTTATCCAATGGCGCAAGAGTTTTGCATGACCAAATGGTAGAAAGTTTTTCAAATGTTCGTGTTACTTTTATGGATGAAAATCCATCTGGTAGATTAATTAGAAGATTTAGCGGAGATTATATTCAAGCCAAAGATGAAATTCCAAATATTTTTGCTGATATGTTTAGTACATTTATAGAACTTATAATCATTACAATCATAGTTTTAATTCAAGCTCCTTTTGCTATTTTTTCAATTATTCCTTGTGGATTTTTTTACTATAAAATTCAAAAAATATTTAAAGCATCATCTAGAGAAATTCAAAGATATACAAAAATATTAGAAACACCTATTTGGAGTTTATTTTCTGAATCTGTAGTAGGTTATCAGACCATTAGAGCATATGGAAAAACAAACGAGTTTATTCAACAATTAGTTTTAATTTCTCAAGATTTTGCCAAAGCAACACTTTTACAAAGCAGAATTTTACGTTGGCTTAACTTAAGATTAAAAGTTACTTCCGAATTTTTTACTTTAACAATTACAATTATAGCAATTTATTTTGTTACGATCGGAAAAATTGGGGTAGGTCAAGCCGGATTTTTAATGAGTTTAACAATTGGGCTAGATTCAATAATGCAATGGCTAACAAGAAGTTTATCTATGATAGAATCAAAAATGGTTAGTATTGAAAGAATTATTGAATATAAAAATTTACCTTCAGAGCATAAAATAAATGAAATATCTTTAAAAAATACAACTAAAAACTGGCCTAACCAAGGTGAAGTCATAATTAAAAATTTAGTTTCATCTTACCGTGAAGATTTACCTATAATTATAAATAATTTAAATATTACTTTTCAAGCAGGAAAAAAAATAGGAATTATTGGAAGAACGGGTGCTGGTAAAAGTACTTTATTTCAAGCATTTTATCGAATGATCTATTTTCACTCGGGTGAAATTATTGTAGACGGTATTGATATTACCAAA
This window harbors:
- a CDS encoding ATP-binding cassette domain-containing protein, with the translated sequence MENTNTFISKEKRQEGSIGFELFARYLNSMQGIKIFAPIIFTLVFIASFAESAFRYIVSLWVDNCTTISCQSSYSIINQTKTWLQNANPNEITIFFFGFCLVTIIIRALDWLILIGFLSNGARVLHDQMVESFSNVRVTFMDENPSGRLIRRFSGDYIQAKDEIPNIFADMFSTFIELIIITIIVLIQAPFAIFSIIPCGFFYYKIQKIFKASSREIQRYTKILETPIWSLFSESVVGYQTIRAYGKTNEFIQQLVLISQDFAKATLLQSRILRWLNLRLKVTSEFFTLTITIIAIYFVTIGKIGVGQAGFLMSLTIGLDSIMQWLTRSLSMIESKMVSIERIIEYKNLPSEHKINEISLKNTTKNWPNQGEVIIKNLVSSYREDLPIIINNLNITFQAGKKIGIIGRTGAGKSTLFQAFYRMIYFHSGEIIVDGIDITKIPLEDARSIFAIVPQEPHLFSGTLKYNLDRTHKFTDDQIWKALKEVQLSQYIESLPGKLNYEIAEKGGNFSVGQRQLLCMARAILSNAKIILMDEATASVDLETENLIQEAIKKVFTNKTTIVIAHRLDTLKSADYVALLGNGKLLDYGVPDNVLSKLGEGLHSHLT